Proteins encoded by one window of Streptomyces uncialis:
- a CDS encoding dynamin family protein → MSSPSDRPDAPGGTHGTDAPDATGERPGSDERATRIVRSLVDMARTHKTGESVWGPLENLADRWQEPFARAAVVGEVSVGKSTLVNALVGQEVLPAATEALSAVTVELRHGPHTRATVGLHDGTDAVTRELADKEEFLVYLTTRGEKQVAVRHGRNAQVLWAVVALPSPLLEEGLRLTDTPGVGGLDPAHRRQTLAALSNTDAVLFVIRPGQPISASELRFLAESVHRVSSYVIVQTHRDQTSDAQVRLDKNLAVLRDPDTWRKLLGDGTDAEGTAARFARVPGVCVAARHALDALDAEPGQDRDRDMRFSGIPELARLLREEVVDQAGELHRRDLLRLTESTAEAVRARLVERKALLSPGEAAERAIREREENVLRWVGKGGDTWKPDLEAATTFVQDEVRELARERVKLLESTYLAHFESMKTKKLQEAAARLVIEPPTVLAEMRLLIATRLDDAVVKITARNPQDAVSAHLERLALTDGLDAHLPTPFKQSDTMLDDEYLTGVAMTGIPLLARQFADARRKANEEERGPVRRTDHGSVMRTTIDALSAVAKNPAVTAIVVAASLFAGLVAWRQGKVRTLAAVKEVYSKVTGLITKDAVEHSVAQAARERDAIIEVIEARLREEREQIDRDRDDLARSTDLTALERAALLNEIDLALREVDSLVAELAGIRTGWGL, encoded by the coding sequence ATGTCGTCACCGTCCGACAGGCCCGACGCACCCGGCGGGACCCATGGGACCGACGCACCCGACGCGACCGGCGAGCGGCCCGGTTCCGACGAGCGGGCCACCAGGATCGTCCGGTCCCTCGTGGACATGGCCCGGACGCACAAGACCGGTGAGAGCGTATGGGGCCCGCTGGAGAACCTCGCCGACCGCTGGCAGGAACCGTTCGCCCGCGCCGCCGTGGTCGGTGAGGTCTCCGTGGGCAAGTCCACCCTCGTCAACGCCCTTGTCGGACAGGAGGTACTGCCCGCGGCGACCGAGGCGTTGTCCGCCGTCACCGTCGAACTGCGGCACGGTCCGCACACCCGGGCCACCGTGGGACTGCACGACGGCACCGATGCCGTGACCCGTGAGCTGGCGGACAAGGAGGAGTTCCTTGTCTATCTCACCACCCGGGGTGAGAAGCAGGTGGCCGTCCGGCACGGCCGGAACGCCCAGGTGCTGTGGGCCGTGGTCGCGCTGCCCTCCCCGCTGCTGGAGGAGGGCCTGCGGCTGACGGACACCCCGGGTGTCGGCGGGCTGGACCCCGCGCACCGCAGGCAGACCCTGGCGGCGCTCAGCAACACCGACGCCGTGCTGTTCGTGATCCGCCCCGGCCAGCCGATCAGCGCCTCCGAACTGCGCTTCCTCGCCGAGTCCGTCCACCGGGTCAGCTCGTACGTCATCGTCCAGACGCACCGCGACCAGACCAGTGACGCCCAGGTCCGCCTCGACAAGAACCTCGCGGTGCTGCGGGACCCGGACACCTGGCGCAAGCTGCTGGGCGACGGAACCGACGCCGAGGGCACCGCGGCGCGGTTCGCCCGGGTACCGGGCGTGTGCGTCGCGGCGCGGCACGCACTCGACGCGCTGGACGCCGAACCGGGCCAGGACCGGGACCGTGACATGCGTTTCAGCGGTATCCCCGAACTCGCCCGGCTGCTGCGCGAGGAGGTCGTCGACCAGGCCGGCGAACTCCACCGGCGGGATCTGCTCCGGCTGACGGAGTCCACGGCGGAGGCCGTGCGGGCCCGGCTCGTGGAGCGCAAGGCGCTGCTGAGTCCTGGTGAGGCCGCCGAACGGGCCATCCGGGAGCGCGAGGAGAACGTGCTCCGCTGGGTGGGGAAGGGCGGCGACACCTGGAAGCCCGATCTGGAGGCCGCCACCACCTTCGTCCAGGACGAGGTCCGGGAGCTCGCGCGGGAGCGGGTGAAACTGCTGGAGAGCACCTACCTGGCGCATTTCGAGTCGATGAAGACCAAGAAGCTCCAGGAGGCCGCCGCCCGGCTGGTGATCGAACCACCCACGGTGCTCGCGGAGATGCGGCTGCTCATCGCCACGCGGCTGGACGACGCCGTGGTGAAGATCACTGCCAGGAACCCGCAGGACGCGGTGTCCGCCCACCTCGAACGGCTCGCCCTCACCGACGGGCTGGACGCACATCTGCCCACGCCCTTCAAGCAGTCGGACACGATGCTGGACGACGAGTATCTGACCGGTGTCGCCATGACGGGCATCCCCCTGCTCGCCCGGCAGTTCGCCGACGCCCGGCGCAAGGCCAATGAGGAGGAGCGGGGCCCGGTCCGGCGGACCGACCACGGCTCGGTGATGCGGACCACGATCGATGCCCTGTCCGCCGTGGCCAAGAACCCCGCGGTGACGGCGATCGTGGTGGCGGCCAGTCTCTTCGCCGGGCTCGTCGCCTGGCGCCAGGGCAAGGTCAGGACGCTGGCCGCGGTCAAGGAGGTCTACAGCAAGGTGACCGGGTTGATCACCAAGGATGCCGTGGAGCATTCCGTGGCACAGGCCGCACGCGAGCGCGACGCCATCATCGAGGTGATCGAGGCCCGGCTGAGGGAAGAGCGGGAGCAGATCGACCGTGACCGGGACGACCTCGCCCGGTCGACCGATCTGACCGCCCTGGAACGCGCCGCGCTGCTGAACGAGATCGATCTCGCGCTGCGGGAGGTCGACTCACTGGTCGCCGAGCTCGCCGGGATCAGGACCGGCTGGGGACTGTGA
- a CDS encoding Hsp70 family protein → MIVSVDVGASTTKSAVLAEGTADAVTVRLQGFPEWPTALMLGRDGTLITGTAAANLRDAAPYKGRYLWGLKQQINLAARTEPLHREVHFPSGDTQPLVRGVAAVLTHTLRAVTEQYGAPTRLVLTHPVLWTDAEQVVLTEAATAAGHPSAGLVSEAEAVGLHAVRRLPGDGPFAVLDFGASTFDFALLDRRGDGSPEVVYETGRLIGGDDFDTRVLQLVRDSATAEERRVLDELAATRPELLRQEAEEVKRALTVRDEAGFGVWDLDIEVQRADFADAIDPLVTTCVAAAREALSALDGTRPRAIVLSGGAARVPQVREHVAGLAASLGAELIDLVDGVDGSPVALGATRAPARSRTGRAPRPARPFTVDPAVLELGHPDTSVVGVLGGVLALRPERELRGWQLPAYGDAAQGGAPDGPTMPVSRIAGDPASTRVVLASPSPAFLVTTVDGTGGLGRSVVFGRLATARGAAGSTVSALACRGLLIAWVETDGRGTIVDTLSWHWRTFPLPELVNELSFTDKPWLIARLPDRLLLFDVLTLRRRAELDLPDSAALTVEPRHGTVCVAYEDEVVAYRTGTGCFEVRWRRPLRSHGAIAFTHTGDEAAVVVFDSTAQVYRALHADTGDQLGLRDAIGLDRPEALHPSPDRGVVYARAGAGLDRLRLGTVSV, encoded by the coding sequence ATGATCGTCTCCGTTGATGTCGGCGCATCCACCACCAAGTCGGCCGTGCTGGCCGAGGGCACCGCGGACGCGGTCACCGTCCGGTTGCAGGGCTTCCCCGAGTGGCCGACAGCCCTGATGCTGGGCCGGGACGGCACCCTGATCACCGGCACCGCCGCCGCCAACCTCCGGGACGCGGCCCCGTACAAGGGCCGGTACCTGTGGGGTCTGAAGCAGCAGATCAATCTGGCGGCCCGCACCGAGCCGCTGCACCGCGAGGTCCACTTCCCCTCGGGTGACACACAGCCACTGGTACGGGGCGTCGCGGCCGTCCTCACCCACACCCTGCGCGCCGTCACCGAGCAGTACGGCGCCCCCACCCGTCTCGTGCTGACCCACCCGGTCCTGTGGACCGACGCCGAACAGGTGGTGCTCACCGAGGCCGCCACCGCCGCCGGCCATCCGTCGGCCGGACTGGTCAGCGAGGCCGAGGCGGTCGGACTGCACGCCGTCCGGCGGCTGCCCGGCGACGGACCCTTCGCCGTGCTCGACTTCGGGGCCTCGACCTTCGACTTCGCCCTCCTCGACCGGCGCGGCGACGGCTCGCCTGAGGTCGTGTACGAGACCGGACGGCTCATCGGCGGGGACGACTTCGACACCCGGGTCCTCCAGCTCGTCCGGGATTCCGCCACCGCCGAAGAACGGCGCGTACTCGACGAACTCGCCGCGACAAGGCCTGAGTTGCTGCGCCAGGAGGCCGAGGAGGTCAAGCGCGCCCTGACCGTACGGGACGAGGCCGGGTTCGGTGTGTGGGACCTCGACATCGAGGTACAGCGGGCCGACTTCGCCGACGCGATCGACCCGCTGGTGACGACCTGCGTGGCGGCGGCCCGAGAGGCCCTGTCCGCGCTGGACGGGACCCGCCCGCGGGCGATCGTCCTCAGCGGCGGCGCGGCGCGCGTGCCGCAGGTCCGTGAACATGTGGCGGGTCTGGCCGCCTCGCTGGGCGCCGAGCTGATCGATCTGGTGGACGGCGTGGACGGCAGCCCGGTCGCCCTGGGCGCCACCCGGGCCCCCGCCCGCTCACGTACCGGGCGCGCGCCCCGTCCGGCCCGGCCCTTCACGGTCGATCCCGCCGTGCTGGAGCTCGGACATCCCGACACCTCCGTCGTCGGGGTGCTCGGCGGGGTGCTCGCGCTGCGGCCCGAACGCGAGCTCCGCGGCTGGCAGCTCCCCGCGTACGGCGACGCCGCACAGGGCGGGGCGCCGGACGGCCCCACTATGCCCGTGTCCCGGATCGCCGGCGACCCCGCCTCCACCCGGGTGGTGCTCGCCAGCCCGTCCCCCGCCTTCCTCGTGACCACGGTCGACGGGACGGGCGGCCTGGGCCGGAGCGTGGTGTTCGGCAGGCTGGCCACGGCACGGGGCGCCGCGGGGAGCACGGTGTCCGCGCTCGCCTGCCGCGGCCTGCTGATCGCCTGGGTCGAGACGGACGGAAGGGGCACGATCGTCGACACCCTGAGCTGGCACTGGCGGACCTTCCCCCTACCCGAGCTGGTGAACGAACTGTCGTTCACCGACAAGCCCTGGCTGATCGCCCGGCTGCCGGACCGGCTCCTGCTGTTCGACGTGCTCACCCTGCGGCGCCGGGCCGAACTGGACCTCCCCGACAGCGCCGCCCTCACCGTCGAACCCCGGCACGGCACCGTCTGCGTGGCGTACGAGGACGAGGTGGTCGCCTACCGGACGGGCACGGGATGCTTCGAGGTCCGCTGGCGGCGCCCGCTCCGGTCGCACGGCGCCATCGCCTTCACCCACACCGGGGACGAGGCCGCCGTCGTCGTCTTCGACTCGACGGCCCAGGTGTACCGGGCCCTGCACGCCGACACCGGTGACCAGCTCGGTCTGCGGGACGCCATCGGGCTGGACCGGCCGGAGGCGCTGCATCCGAGCCCGGACCGGGGCGTGGTCTACGCACGCGCCGGGGCGGGGCTGGACCGGCTGCGCCTGGGCACGGTGTCGGTATGA
- a CDS encoding 5'-methylthioadenosine/S-adenosylhomocysteine nucleosidase family protein, with translation MNLPRVGLIVPLREEFNYVASVLDILGDTEENGRVYHRFVIPGTQETGILTVIHDMGLANGALAAHDLVSTFHVPLIAVIGTAAALDKDIRLGDVVIASEIIDYLQAAKATEDADDPSRIRISIAGTHWKPSAPLLSYVRNFPIRQATRRKAEEWSEAAHDRCRIEPGTRPAKAPVYHVGHIASGDVVVGSEAFISLLKNHDRKCAAVEMEAGGAALSVYQNNKVELMVVRGVSDRAEKSKTATDQTLDTDGAPNAWRGYAVRNATTLLMTLLAGPGFPWRGSPHLPVPYEPHTPASTGSTGTAGSSSGASFGTVAMALPAGAAAALTAAAVIRHHHRDGTPEQTDAGHASQSPGGTDTNTDERHDGSGQPAVDHQPQFTDHHGPVTEHHDPGLF, from the coding sequence ATGAACCTGCCACGTGTCGGATTGATCGTGCCGCTGCGGGAGGAGTTCAACTACGTCGCGTCGGTCCTCGACATCCTGGGCGACACGGAGGAGAACGGCCGGGTGTACCACCGGTTCGTGATCCCCGGTACCCAGGAAACCGGGATACTGACCGTCATCCACGACATGGGGCTGGCGAACGGGGCGCTCGCGGCCCATGACCTCGTCAGCACGTTCCACGTCCCGCTGATCGCGGTCATCGGTACCGCGGCCGCCCTGGACAAGGACATCCGGCTCGGCGATGTCGTCATCGCCTCGGAGATCATCGACTACCTCCAGGCGGCGAAGGCGACGGAGGACGCGGACGATCCGTCCCGTATCCGGATCTCGATCGCGGGCACCCACTGGAAGCCCTCGGCTCCCCTGCTGAGCTACGTCCGGAACTTCCCCATCAGACAGGCCACCCGCCGCAAGGCCGAGGAGTGGTCCGAGGCCGCGCACGACCGGTGCCGGATCGAGCCCGGCACCCGGCCCGCCAAGGCCCCCGTCTACCACGTGGGCCATATCGCCAGCGGCGATGTCGTCGTGGGGTCGGAGGCGTTCATCTCGCTCCTGAAGAACCACGACCGCAAATGCGCCGCCGTGGAGATGGAGGCCGGCGGGGCGGCGCTGAGCGTGTACCAGAACAACAAGGTGGAGCTGATGGTGGTCCGCGGCGTCTCGGACCGTGCCGAGAAGAGCAAGACGGCGACCGACCAGACCCTCGACACCGACGGCGCCCCCAACGCGTGGCGCGGCTACGCGGTCCGGAACGCGACCACCCTGCTCATGACACTGCTCGCCGGTCCCGGGTTCCCCTGGCGTGGGTCACCGCACCTCCCGGTGCCGTACGAGCCGCACACCCCGGCGTCGACCGGGTCGACCGGCACAGCCGGGTCTTCCAGCGGTGCGTCCTTCGGCACCGTCGCGATGGCGCTGCCCGCGGGGGCGGCAGCGGCGCTCACCGCGGCGGCGGTCATCCGGCACCACCATCGTGACGGAACCCCCGAACAGACCGACGCGGGGCACGCGTCGCAGTCCCCCGGCGGCACGGATACGAACACGGACGAGCGGCATGACGGGTCCGGTCAGCCCGCCGTGGACCACCAGCCGCAGTTCACCGACCACCACGGGCCGGTCACGGAGCACCACGACCCCGGCCTGTTCTAA
- a CDS encoding GTPase has translation MSAAPTVRAVIARHCRELLADPLLHGDPTLRDIAAQCHQPLRVLLVGNVSTGKSTLLNALIAGPLAATAFEETTSSVRHLVPRSGADRPGAPRSGAPVRHHRLPARGPGDAR, from the coding sequence ATGAGCGCCGCGCCCACGGTCCGCGCGGTGATCGCCCGGCACTGCCGCGAACTCCTCGCCGACCCCCTGCTGCACGGCGACCCGACCCTGCGGGACATCGCCGCCCAGTGCCACCAGCCGCTGCGGGTGCTGCTCGTCGGCAATGTCTCCACCGGCAAGTCGACCCTGCTCAACGCGCTGATCGCCGGACCGCTGGCGGCCACCGCGTTCGAGGAGACCACCTCGTCCGTCCGTCACCTGGTACCACGGTCCGGAGCTGACCGACCCGGTGCTCCCCGATCCGGGGCACCGGTCCGTCACCACCGACTTCCCGCTCGCGGGCCGGGTGATGCTCGGTGA
- a CDS encoding aminoglycoside phosphotransferase family protein, translating to MSTLKAVEVPSSLAASYAGNFGAPGTAWIAGLPALAAGLMDRWELERDGPPGAGEASLVLPVLRGDGSRAVLKLQMAREESAAALVGLRAWNGDGMVRLLDHDPASSAMLLERLDGVRSLTSVEDDDTATGILAALLARLVSVPAPEGLRSLAGIAAGMLEQVPRAVTALADPAERRLLRGWASAVAELAGEPGDRLLHWDLHHDNVLAAEREPWLAIDPEPLAGDPGFDLWPALDSRWDDLVAKGDPSPVVRRRFDQLTETVGLDRQRAAGWTLGRLLQNSLWDIEDGATALDPSSVAIAGALRPGG from the coding sequence ATGAGTACCTTGAAGGCCGTCGAGGTCCCGTCGTCGCTGGCGGCTTCTTACGCCGGGAACTTCGGTGCGCCGGGCACGGCGTGGATCGCCGGGCTGCCCGCACTCGCGGCGGGGCTCATGGATCGCTGGGAGCTGGAGCGGGACGGCCCGCCCGGCGCGGGGGAGGCCTCACTGGTGCTCCCGGTGCTGCGCGGGGACGGTTCACGCGCGGTCCTCAAGCTCCAGATGGCCAGGGAGGAGAGCGCCGCCGCGCTCGTCGGGCTGCGCGCCTGGAACGGTGACGGGATGGTGCGGCTGCTCGACCACGACCCCGCGAGCAGCGCGATGCTCCTGGAACGGCTCGACGGCGTCCGCTCGTTGACATCGGTCGAGGACGACGACACCGCCACGGGCATCCTCGCCGCGCTCCTGGCGAGACTGGTGTCCGTCCCCGCGCCCGAGGGGCTGAGGAGTCTCGCCGGGATCGCCGCCGGGATGCTGGAGCAGGTGCCGCGGGCGGTGACGGCCCTGGCCGACCCGGCCGAGCGGCGACTGCTGCGCGGCTGGGCGTCGGCGGTGGCCGAGCTGGCGGGCGAGCCCGGTGACCGGCTGCTGCACTGGGACCTCCACCACGACAACGTCCTCGCCGCGGAGCGTGAGCCGTGGCTCGCCATCGACCCCGAACCGCTCGCCGGTGACCCCGGCTTCGACCTGTGGCCCGCCCTGGACAGCCGATGGGACGACCTCGTCGCGAAGGGCGACCCCTCGCCGGTGGTGCGGCGCCGCTTCGACCAGCTCACCGAGACAGTCGGGCTCGACCGTCAACGGGCGGCGGGCTGGACGCTGGGGCGCCTGCTCCAGAACTCGCTCTGGGACATCGAGGACGGCGCGACCGCGCTCGACCCCTCCTCCGTCGCGATCGCCGGGGCGCTGCGACCTGGGGGGTGA
- a CDS encoding DinB family protein: MVIPPRLAPLLEQFDFARERLTARMTGPVMDSGDGTDTEVGPMTDEEFRWEPVPDCWSLRRRADGPGPRATLLTGTGEWGRDAAAYPHPWPPPFTTIAWRLSHLSEMLALRADHTTGSRTLTRDVHPVSGNVTEAVAAFDTGAEAWRNALLSADDTTLSAVGHCTYPHGSDAEEPFIDIVWWVNQEVLHHGAEIALIRDLYRYRARQ; encoded by the coding sequence ATGGTGATCCCGCCGCGTCTGGCCCCGTTGCTGGAGCAGTTCGACTTCGCCCGGGAACGGCTCACCGCCCGGATGACCGGTCCCGTCATGGACAGCGGTGACGGGACGGACACCGAGGTCGGACCCATGACCGACGAGGAGTTCCGCTGGGAGCCCGTCCCGGACTGCTGGTCGCTGCGGCGGCGCGCGGACGGCCCCGGGCCGCGCGCGACCCTGCTGACGGGCACCGGCGAGTGGGGGCGCGACGCGGCGGCCTACCCGCACCCCTGGCCGCCGCCGTTCACCACCATCGCGTGGCGTCTGAGCCACCTCAGCGAGATGCTGGCCCTGCGCGCGGATCACACGACCGGCAGCCGGACGCTGACCCGGGACGTCCATCCGGTGAGCGGGAACGTCACGGAGGCGGTCGCGGCGTTCGACACCGGGGCGGAGGCGTGGCGGAACGCGCTGCTGAGCGCCGACGACACCACGCTCTCCGCCGTGGGCCACTGCACGTACCCGCACGGCAGCGACGCCGAGGAACCGTTCATCGACATCGTGTGGTGGGTCAACCAGGAGGTGCTGCACCACGGAGCCGAGATCGCCCTGATCCGCGACCTCTACCGCTACCGCGCACGGCAGTGA